The Corylus avellana chromosome ca8, CavTom2PMs-1.0 genome has a segment encoding these proteins:
- the LOC132190275 gene encoding AP2-like ethylene-responsive transcription factor PLT1, with amino-acid sequence MDSGGSGSMQSSSGGEEEYDSSAPPFFNNPPPTHFGSISSNPRPSFFYQHQPNLFDLSPNYLHVLSQTQPNHSSPNSADLASLNKLSTSSSAAPPEPNHGSMLHNGARAATQRNSKKRTRATRRAPTTVLTTDTTNFRAMVQEFTGIPSPPFSGGSPYSRRLDLFGSGSSFRSSGHLEALGGGSSSALYPLRPSPQKVLQPPSPFLMSSSSSSSSSLLNNAMVDATNVGNSTTLNNYHQLPSNLGLPRQPQNMLNMQNQILTFQSSSSSSLPQPSIPGGFGAPSPGSLALPSLEELGMSHGHANLNLGGGGLPINHGAGSNGGRSSQEHLRPLDGNYGNSPRVGGCKLNYSASSSTDFNVHDKSLENVSGSRGDGTVDSWLCHSG; translated from the coding sequence ATGGATTCTGGTGGTAGTGGAAGTATGCAATCTTCTAGCGGTGGTGAAGAAGAATATGACTCATCTGCCCCGCCCTTCTTCAATAATCCTCCTCCTACCCACTTCGGCTCCATCTCATCAAATCCACGCCCTTCATTTTTCTATCAACACCAGCCCAATTTGTTTGATCTTTCACCTAATTATCTCCACGTTCTCTCTCAAACCCAACCAAATCATTCAAGTCCCAATTCCGCCGACCTTGCCTCGTTGAACAAATTATCTACCTCCAGCTCGGCGGCTCCTCCGGAGCCTAACCACGGCTCGATGCTGCACAATGGTGCACGAGCCGCAACGCAACGCAACTCCAAGAAGCGGACTAGAGCTACAAGGCGAGCACCCACCACCGTTCTCACCACCGACACCACGAATTTCAGGGCAATGGTGCAAGAATTCACTGGGATTCCCTCGCCGCCTTTCTCCGGCGGCTCGCCCTACTCCCGCCGGCTCGATCTATTCGGCAGCGGCTCGAGCTTCCGGTCCTCCGGTCATTTGGAAGCGTTGGGGGGAGGATCATCATCAGCTCTTTACCCTTTACGTCCTTCACCTCAAAAGGTACTCCAGCCGCCATCGCCGTTTCTCatgtcttcctcttcttcttcttcttcctcattgttgAACAACGCCATGGTTGATGCTACAAATGTTGGTAATTCGACAACCTTAAATAACTACCACCAACTGCCGTCTAATCTTGGCCTTCCCCGGCAGCCTCAAAACATGCTAAACATGCAAAACCAAATTCTCACATTCcagtcgtcgtcgtcgtcgtctcTTCCGCAGCCGAGTATTCCCGGCGGATTTGGTGCGCCGTCGCCTGGAAGTTTAGCCTTGCCATCCCTTGAGGAATTAGGTATGAGCCACGGACATGCCAATCTGAACCTCGGTGGAGGAGGGCTACCAATTAATCACGGAGCTGGATCCAATGGTGGAAGATCGAGCCAAGAGCATTTGAGGCCGTTGGATGGGAATTACGGCAATTCGCCGCGGGTCGGTGGCTGTAAGTTGAATTATTCGGCATCTTCATCAACGGATTTTAACGTCCACGACAAGTCTTTGGAGAATGTGTCTGGTAGTAGGGGTGACGGTACCGTTGATTCATGGCTTTGTCATTCAGGTTAa